In a genomic window of Paracoccaceae bacterium:
- a CDS encoding response regulator, whose translation MDKTDPFAATVPAPTATRPLLGLTVLVIEDSRFACEAMRLLCLRSGARIRRADCLRSARRHLQVYRPSVVIVDLGLPDGSGVDLITELTQTEPRVDVVLGTSGDLDGHAVTMGAGADGFLEKPITSLAAFQQEVLSNLPADRQPSGLRQLSDEVIQPDRMAFQDDMAHIADVLQDPADEQALDYVAQFVGGVARSAHDHILEKAATDLAQKRASGEPSSNEAAAIAGLIQERLTQKLAI comes from the coding sequence ATGGATAAGACGGATCCTTTTGCCGCCACAGTACCTGCGCCCACCGCAACACGTCCTCTTTTGGGCCTGACGGTTTTGGTGATTGAAGACAGCCGTTTTGCCTGTGAAGCGATGCGATTGTTATGCCTGCGCAGCGGAGCCCGCATTCGTCGGGCTGATTGTCTACGTTCTGCGCGACGGCATTTGCAAGTGTATCGCCCGTCCGTGGTGATTGTGGATCTTGGCTTGCCGGACGGGAGCGGTGTCGACCTGATTACAGAGCTCACGCAGACTGAACCACGTGTTGACGTCGTATTGGGCACATCCGGCGATTTGGATGGCCATGCAGTGACCATGGGAGCAGGCGCAGACGGGTTTTTGGAAAAACCGATAACATCGCTTGCCGCGTTTCAGCAGGAGGTCTTGTCTAATCTGCCTGCAGATCGCCAACCCAGTGGTTTGCGTCAGCTTTCTGACGAAGTGATCCAGCCTGATCGTATGGCGTTCCAGGATGACATGGCGCATATCGCCGACGTCCTGCAAGATCCTGCAGATGAGCAGGCCTTGGACTACGTAGCGCAGTTCGTGGGTGGTGTCGCGCGCTCTGCCCATGATCACATCTTGGAAAAAGCGGCTACTGACCTCGCTCAAAAACGGGCGTCCGGTGAACCCAGCAGCAACGAAGCTGCTGCAATTGCCGGGTTGATCCAAGAGCGGCTAACACAAAAACTCGCGATCTAA
- a CDS encoding nitroreductase → MPTANPQALDFLLTRRSRPAKTLTTPVPSEAELKPLLQAAARTPDHGKLEPWRFIVIEKPAMARLAEVAETRGRALGLDAEQVTKGRGQFDQGHLAVAVIEVQRPTEKIPALEQTYSAGAVCLALLNAALTSGWGANWLSGWPSHDRDFMQDALGLQLNERIAGFIHIGTETSTPPDRPRPDLDSITTWVTE, encoded by the coding sequence ATGCCTACTGCGAACCCGCAAGCCCTCGACTTTCTGCTGACCCGAAGATCTCGGCCTGCCAAAACCCTTACAACGCCTGTTCCTTCAGAAGCAGAGTTGAAACCTTTGTTGCAAGCAGCCGCCCGCACGCCGGATCATGGCAAGCTCGAACCCTGGCGTTTCATCGTAATCGAAAAACCGGCAATGGCGCGACTGGCCGAAGTTGCAGAAACACGCGGGCGCGCACTTGGACTGGACGCGGAGCAGGTCACCAAAGGACGCGGTCAATTCGATCAGGGGCATTTGGCCGTTGCTGTCATCGAAGTTCAAAGACCTACCGAAAAGATCCCCGCACTTGAGCAAACCTATTCTGCGGGCGCCGTATGCCTAGCGCTTTTGAACGCAGCACTTACATCGGGCTGGGGCGCAAATTGGCTGAGCGGATGGCCAAGCCATGACCGGGATTTCATGCAAGACGCTCTGGGTCTGCAACTGAATGAAAGAATCGCAGGCTTTATCCACATTGGAACAGAGACTTCAACACCGCCGGATCGACCACGGCCAGATCTGGACAGCATCACGACCTGGGTGACAGAATGA
- a CDS encoding DUF1467 family protein, which produces MGITSAMVLFAVIWSMTFLIVLPIRVQTQGDLGEIVPGTHAGAPEVHNLRKKAWITTAISVVLWVMISSIIIFEVITVRDLDWFNRGAPAASANETSG; this is translated from the coding sequence ATGGGAATTACGTCAGCGATGGTGTTGTTTGCGGTGATCTGGTCGATGACTTTTCTCATCGTGTTGCCCATTCGCGTGCAGACACAAGGGGATTTGGGCGAAATTGTCCCGGGCACACATGCGGGCGCGCCAGAAGTTCACAACCTGCGGAAAAAAGCGTGGATCACGACGGCGATTAGTGTGGTTTTATGGGTCATGATTTCGTCCATTATCATTTTTGAAGTCATCACAGTGCGCGATCTGGATTGGTTCAACCGCGGGGCGCCTGCTGCGTCAGCAAATGAAACAAGTGGGTAA
- a CDS encoding EI24 domain-containing protein, with the protein MIFNAFFAALGQMTDPRFRRVLLLGIALTLALLIAVSTVFIWLVGSMVGDQTSLPFIGEVTWLNDLVGWGSALLLAVLSTFLMVPVASAITSMFLDTVAQAVEDEHYPNLPKANSVPFGDALRDTVNFLGVLLGANILALVLYLVFAPAAPLIFWGLNGFLLGREYFTLAAMRRVGRAEAKTLRSRHMLKIWMAGFLMAIPLSVPLLNLVIPILGAATFTHLFHLLTQQAPRG; encoded by the coding sequence ATGATCTTCAATGCTTTCTTTGCCGCTCTGGGGCAAATGACCGACCCGCGGTTTCGCCGCGTTCTACTTCTTGGCATTGCGCTGACGTTGGCGCTCCTGATCGCGGTTTCGACCGTTTTCATTTGGCTTGTGGGCAGCATGGTCGGGGATCAGACGTCGCTTCCGTTCATCGGCGAAGTCACGTGGTTGAACGATTTGGTGGGCTGGGGATCCGCGTTACTGTTGGCCGTTCTCTCGACCTTTCTTATGGTGCCCGTTGCTTCGGCGATCACCTCCATGTTTCTCGACACAGTCGCTCAGGCGGTGGAAGACGAACACTACCCGAACTTGCCAAAAGCAAATTCCGTTCCTTTCGGCGACGCGCTGCGCGACACGGTGAACTTTCTAGGAGTGCTACTTGGCGCCAATATTCTGGCGTTGGTGTTGTATCTGGTTTTTGCGCCAGCCGCACCTTTGATCTTTTGGGGCCTGAATGGCTTTCTGCTGGGTCGGGAATACTTCACGCTTGCTGCCATGCGTCGCGTGGGTCGCGCAGAGGCGAAAACCTTACGCTCCCGTCACATGTTGAAAATATGGATGGCAGGTTTCCTGATGGCGATCCCGCTGTCCGTGCCGCTGCTGAATCTGGTGATCCCTATTTTAGGTGCCGCGACTTTTACCCACTTGTTTCATTTGCTGACGCAGCAGGCGCCCCGCGGTTGA
- a CDS encoding GNAT family protein: MKSIDLGMPVPDWTPPCEPVGAPMRGQYAQLEKLDADLHSVSLYQSFEKQDTVWDYLPYGPFASFELYRHWVHETVQDKSTVFYAVRNLESGNWEGVASFLRIDPRNGSIEVGHINYSPSLQRTRAATEAMFLMMQWSFSQGYRRYEWKCNALNLGSRRAAQRYGFSFEGVFRQATIAKGHNRDTAWFAVIDSEWPALKTAFETWLAPQNFDANGVQRKRLGDLTRSVRVASDPAL, translated from the coding sequence ATGAAATCGATAGATCTTGGTATGCCGGTTCCCGACTGGACGCCCCCTTGTGAACCGGTAGGCGCGCCGATGCGCGGGCAATATGCCCAGTTAGAAAAGCTGGATGCAGATTTGCATTCCGTATCGCTTTACCAATCCTTTGAAAAGCAAGACACTGTTTGGGATTACTTGCCCTATGGCCCGTTTGCGTCATTCGAGCTTTACCGTCACTGGGTCCACGAGACGGTACAGGACAAATCCACTGTTTTCTACGCTGTCCGAAATCTTGAGTCCGGAAATTGGGAAGGCGTTGCAAGTTTTCTGCGCATAGATCCAAGAAACGGTTCCATCGAAGTGGGGCATATCAATTACAGCCCGTCACTCCAGCGCACGCGAGCCGCGACAGAGGCGATGTTTCTGATGATGCAATGGAGCTTTTCCCAAGGCTATCGGCGTTATGAGTGGAAATGCAATGCGCTCAATCTGGGATCGCGCCGTGCTGCACAAAGATATGGGTTCAGCTTTGAAGGCGTGTTCCGGCAGGCCACAATCGCCAAGGGTCATAATCGTGACACCGCCTGGTTTGCCGTGATTGACAGCGAGTGGCCCGCCCTGAAAACAGCATTCGAAACATGGCTCGCGCCTCAGAATTTTGATGCAAATGGCGTCCAGCGCAAGCGCTTGGGCGATCTGACACGTTCGGTACGCGTCGCCAGTGATCCGGCGCTTTAG
- a CDS encoding class II histone deacetylase, translated as MATGFFWDEKCFWHAGGNYSYTLPIGGHVQPLAAGGLPENPETKRRLKNLMDVTGISNDLDMRSAPMARDEDLLRVHPQSYLTEFKRLSDAGGGELGRRTPFATGGYEIAALSAGLAVAAVDAVMTGELENAYALSRPPGHHCLPDFPNGFCLLANIAIAIEAAQSKGLAGRVVVLDWDVHHGNGTEAIYYDRDDVLTISLHQEGNYPLDTGAITDRGKGAGVGYNVNLPLHAGAGHTAYLHAMDTIVLPQIEKFNPDIIIVACGFDASAIDPLARMLATAETFRQMTLRVKKAAENICDGRLVLVHEGGYSEVYVPFCGHATLEALSGSAVTAPDPLGPALEIRQPGPRFDKFLRDEIDHLAQQL; from the coding sequence ATGGCGACTGGATTTTTCTGGGACGAAAAGTGCTTTTGGCATGCTGGTGGCAATTATTCTTATACCCTTCCAATTGGTGGCCATGTTCAACCCCTCGCCGCTGGCGGTTTGCCTGAAAATCCGGAAACGAAACGCCGGTTGAAGAACCTCATGGATGTTACAGGTATTTCCAACGATCTGGACATGCGTTCAGCCCCAATGGCGCGCGACGAGGATCTGCTGCGGGTGCATCCTCAATCCTATCTTACGGAATTCAAACGTCTTTCAGACGCGGGCGGTGGAGAGTTGGGTCGTCGCACCCCCTTCGCAACAGGCGGCTATGAAATCGCGGCGCTCTCAGCCGGGCTTGCTGTAGCCGCCGTGGATGCCGTGATGACCGGAGAATTGGAAAACGCTTACGCGCTGTCGCGTCCGCCCGGTCACCATTGCCTACCCGATTTTCCAAATGGCTTCTGCCTTCTGGCCAATATCGCAATCGCCATCGAAGCGGCCCAATCCAAAGGGCTGGCGGGGCGCGTGGTCGTGCTGGACTGGGACGTGCATCATGGCAATGGCACCGAGGCTATATACTATGATCGCGATGACGTTCTGACCATTTCGCTGCATCAAGAGGGGAATTACCCACTTGATACAGGTGCCATTACGGACCGGGGAAAGGGCGCAGGCGTTGGGTATAACGTAAACCTGCCCCTGCACGCGGGGGCCGGACACACTGCCTATTTGCACGCGATGGACACAATTGTTTTGCCGCAGATCGAAAAGTTCAATCCCGACATCATCATTGTCGCTTGCGGCTTTGACGCCAGCGCGATTGATCCACTGGCGCGCATGCTGGCCACGGCGGAAACCTTCCGGCAAATGACCCTGCGGGTTAAGAAAGCTGCTGAAAACATATGTGACGGACGCCTCGTGCTTGTGCATGAAGGGGGTTATTCCGAAGTCTACGTACCGTTTTGTGGCCACGCGACGTTAGAAGCGCTTTCCGGCAGCGCTGTTACAGCCCCCGACCCTCTCGGCCCAGCCCTCGAAATTCGACAGCCAGGTCCCCGGTTTGATAAGTTTCTTAGAGACGAAATCGACCACCTTGCCCAACAACTTTGA
- the mce gene encoding methylmalonyl-CoA epimerase yields the protein MIGRLNHVAMAVPDLKAAADQYRHALGANVGAPQDEPDHGVTVVFIELPNTKIELLYPLGENSPIQAFLDKNPSGGMHHVCYEVDDILAARDHLVATGARVLGSGEPKIGAHGKPVLFLHPKDFNGCLVELEQV from the coding sequence ATGATTGGCAGATTGAATCACGTTGCAATGGCCGTGCCGGATCTGAAGGCCGCGGCGGATCAGTACCGCCACGCCCTGGGTGCCAATGTCGGTGCTCCGCAAGATGAACCGGATCATGGCGTCACTGTAGTATTCATCGAATTGCCCAATACCAAGATCGAACTGCTTTACCCCTTGGGCGAGAACAGCCCAATTCAGGCTTTTCTGGACAAAAACCCTTCCGGTGGCATGCACCACGTGTGTTATGAGGTTGACGATATTCTGGCCGCCCGGGATCATTTGGTGGCGACAGGTGCGCGCGTTTTGGGGTCTGGCGAGCCCAAGATCGGTGCTCATGGCAAGCCGGTGTTATTTTTGCACCCCAAAGATTTCAACGGTTGTCTGGTTGAGTTGGAACAGGTCTGA